A stretch of DNA from Pseudomonadales bacterium:
CCGATGAGCCGCTGCGGGCAAAGATCTTCGGCAACATGTCGAAGCGTGCGGCGGAGCTGCTGCAGGACGATATCGAAGCCAAAGGTCCGGTGCGGATCAGTGAAGTCGAAGCCGCACAGAAGGAAATACTGGTCATCGCGCGCAAGCTGGCGGATTCCGGCGAGATCGTGCTGGGCGGTGCCGGGGCGGAGGAAATGGTCTGATGAGTGAAGCCTTTGCCTGGCCGCTGCTCGCCGGTGGTTCGGCCAGTCTGGCCCGGTCCCGGGAACAGGCCCGCAGCGAAGGCTATGCGGCGGGTCTCGCCGAAGGACGCCAGCGTGCAGCAGATGAAGTCGCGGCACTGAAGCAGTCACTGGAAGCCTCACTACGCGCCCTGCCCGCCGTGGGTGAGGCGCTGGGTGTACAGCAGTCGCGGGATGTTACCGATCTCGTGCTGCATCTGACCCGGGCCCTGCTCGGTGTGGAGCTGCGCACGAATCCGGCGGTGGTGGCGCAGCTGGTCAGCGAAGCGCTCAGCGCTCTCGGTGACAGCCGTGCTGTACTGACAGTGCGGGTGAGTGAAGAAGATGCCGGGTGGCTGCAGGCCACAGAGGGATTCACCCTGGAAATCGAGGCCGGCAGACGTGCCGGTGCGATCACTGTGATCGGCAGTGATCTGGAACTGGAATTCGATCCGCTGA
This window harbors:
- a CDS encoding FliH/SctL family protein, translated to MSEAFAWPLLAGGSASLARSREQARSEGYAAGLAEGRQRAADEVAALKQSLEASLRALPAVGEALGVQQSRDVTDLVLHLTRALLGVELRTNPAVVAQLVSEALSALGDSRAVLTVRVSEEDAGWLQATEGFTLEIEAGRRAGAITVIGSDLELEFDPLTRLAKLQESLSESEPTAFDA